In one window of Zhongshania aliphaticivorans DNA:
- a CDS encoding polysaccharide lyase 6 family protein codes for MRKIKLALLLMFVLSFVTACSKSNGDIFVSDEAELVDAIATVKAGETIILRNGVWSDVEIQFEANGSEGRPVTLRAETAGEVIISGRSNLTLSGEYLLVSDLVFKDGHSPTDAVISFRKDSKHLANHSRVTNVVIDRFNKPDRFDSDSWVLMYGRDNRFDHNHLVGKMNKGVTLAVRLNDEASQQNHHRIDHNYFGPRPVLGSNGGETLRIGTSHYSLTNSHTVVENNLFDRCNGEVEIISIKSGSNIIRDNLFWESAGTLTLRHGNGNLVEGNAFIGNGKAHTGGIRVINADHKVRNNYLENLTGTRFGGGFVIMNGVPDSPINRYHPVKNVLIENNTLVNVDHILLAAGADEERSQPPENTAISNNLFVATRTGTLGVTAFDDISGITFNDNGLSGADVEFDFNASPVETVKRNNLYFDKNAKLGSSIKGLLNTDEVGVTWYAKGDLRAKLGQGKEIRVSPGKNSIALALETAAGGDTLVLSEGEFSVNSVLEIASPISFVGAGKGKTTLKYTRNALFELKDGASLGLKGIAIDGSESDNVAGDTLIRTSRLGMLNNYRLLLDDVHVMNLDVNHSYSFLKAEKSTMADEIHINNSEFSNVSGDLLKLDAEIDDKGIFNVDYLRIENSSFKNVAGRVASIYRGGTDESTFGPHVSLQANHFDDVGRSELNESKLAFDLHGVQLLTVKENHFVSSGGVNVSASVGEPVYQFFNNAMGGSELAVSYKDRVIDPKEYLAGE; via the coding sequence ATGAGAAAAATAAAATTAGCGCTCTTGTTAATGTTTGTCCTTTCTTTTGTCACTGCTTGTTCAAAGAGTAATGGCGATATATTTGTTTCTGATGAAGCCGAGTTGGTTGATGCAATTGCGACGGTTAAAGCAGGCGAAACAATTATTCTGCGCAATGGTGTTTGGTCTGATGTGGAAATTCAGTTTGAAGCAAATGGAAGTGAAGGGAGGCCCGTAACATTACGAGCAGAAACGGCAGGTGAAGTAATTATAAGTGGACGCTCTAACCTCACTTTGTCCGGTGAGTATTTGTTAGTGAGCGATTTGGTGTTTAAAGATGGGCATTCGCCAACAGATGCCGTGATCAGCTTCCGGAAGGATTCTAAGCATTTAGCAAATCATTCCCGCGTTACTAATGTGGTGATTGATCGTTTTAACAAGCCCGACAGGTTTGACTCTGATAGTTGGGTTCTGATGTATGGTAGGGATAACCGTTTTGATCACAATCACCTAGTCGGTAAGATGAATAAAGGGGTGACGCTTGCTGTACGCTTAAATGATGAAGCGAGCCAGCAGAACCATCATCGTATTGACCATAATTATTTTGGGCCTAGGCCAGTTCTAGGATCGAATGGTGGTGAGACCCTGCGTATAGGAACTAGCCATTATTCATTAACAAACTCACATACCGTTGTTGAAAATAACCTGTTTGATCGTTGCAACGGAGAAGTAGAGATTATTTCCATAAAGTCAGGCAGTAATATCATCCGCGATAATCTTTTTTGGGAGTCAGCGGGGACACTTACTTTAAGACATGGCAATGGAAATCTAGTTGAAGGTAATGCCTTCATCGGTAATGGTAAGGCGCATACCGGGGGTATCCGAGTTATTAACGCTGACCATAAAGTGCGTAATAACTATCTAGAAAATTTGACTGGAACACGGTTTGGCGGTGGCTTTGTTATTATGAATGGTGTGCCAGACTCACCGATTAATCGCTACCACCCTGTCAAAAATGTTCTTATTGAGAATAACACGCTGGTGAATGTTGATCATATTCTACTGGCAGCTGGAGCGGATGAAGAACGTAGTCAACCGCCAGAAAACACGGCGATTAGTAATAACCTCTTTGTTGCAACACGTACAGGAACATTAGGCGTTACTGCCTTTGATGATATATCTGGTATTACATTTAACGATAATGGTTTAAGTGGGGCGGATGTTGAGTTTGACTTTAATGCGAGTCCTGTGGAAACAGTAAAAAGAAATAATCTATATTTTGATAAGAATGCAAAACTCGGAAGCTCAATAAAAGGGCTGCTTAATACTGACGAGGTGGGCGTTACCTGGTATGCCAAGGGCGATTTGCGAGCTAAGTTAGGGCAGGGCAAAGAAATACGTGTATCTCCAGGGAAGAATAGTATCGCTTTAGCTTTGGAGACCGCAGCCGGTGGCGATACCTTAGTGCTATCAGAGGGTGAATTTTCGGTTAATAGTGTACTGGAAATTGCCTCACCGATTAGCTTTGTAGGCGCGGGAAAAGGAAAAACTACCCTAAAGTATACTCGGAATGCACTTTTTGAACTTAAGGACGGCGCTAGCTTAGGTTTAAAGGGGATCGCAATTGATGGTTCTGAGAGTGACAATGTAGCGGGGGATACCCTTATTCGTACCAGCCGTTTGGGTATGCTGAATAATTATCGTTTGTTGCTTGATGATGTTCATGTCATGAATTTAGATGTAAATCATTCGTATAGTTTTTTAAAAGCTGAAAAATCGACTATGGCGGATGAAATACATATTAATAATAGTGAATTCAGTAATGTCAGTGGGGACTTATTAAAGCTAGACGCTGAAATTGATGATAAAGGTATTTTTAATGTGGATTATCTTCGTATTGAAAATTCATCATTTAAAAATGTTGCTGGACGAGTGGCCTCCATATATCGCGGTGGCACCGATGAAAGTACATTCGGCCCCCATGTGTCTTTACAAGCTAACCATTTTGACGATGTTGGTCGTAGTGAACTTAATGAGAGTAAGCTCGCCTTTGATCTTCATGGAGTACAGCTATTAACTGTTAAAGAGAACCATTTTGTGTCTAGTGGTGGCGTCAATGTAAGTGCCAGTGTTGGTGAGCCAGTTTATCAATTCTTTAATAATGCAATGGGTGGAAGTGAGTTGGCGGTTAGCTATAAGGACCGTGTAATTGATCCAAAGGAGTACTTGGCGGGTGAGTAA
- a CDS encoding TonB-dependent receptor, protein MITRSIDQTSSSAVNQQTFFKPRPLAFWVKTILYAGVSSSLMSGVTLAQESSSAQAIEEVVVLGTRKIIQDQIGIKRDATSIVEGLSASEIGALPALSIGEALESITGAASHRENGGATEISIRGLGPFLSATTFNGRGATNGSGDRSVNFSQFPSELMSKIAIHKTQDASIIEGGVAGVIALETLRPLNASDRAFQIDAKMNYNPDEANVDNSLQDDFGFRGTASYVDQFEFSNGSAFGVSLGVQSSSMSQSEAEYRSSSPSGSSLWACLNDPSNTNEGFYRESAGDCEDQVAGSSNQGYNTEIDPNTGEAYSSGTPYAWTGSSRGFRQNETSDERDSYFAAFQFQPNDDWDINLDMQFSERVQAEERHDLIFEQKRVTPGVTGSTLVTTESGVIKHWEGTVRPDIQGESYSREEDYKGGGLNISHRVTDRLRVDFDASYSKTNRIEEQISVRSQGSRVPVTWTMGSEIPTFTVQDFDVTDPNNFMDGYRARVDRENVAENIITAFRLDLDYDLQNEFIPTIRGGIRSSKMTYLRLGGNQGNGSRTEYGGSVTGDTLVDGESIIDACAISFPESDFLSSVSDGNLITNVDANGDTISQGTGSSYAAFDNKCIANALASLEGEAFAYPDVIEQSAGTIDVTEETLAAYIMADYEASFLGRPIHGNFGIRIVQTDVTSVGYRVAYEVVSADPNTNGLLLQEIDGDVERISSGGSYTKYLPSVNFVWEYDETVIMRGGLFRGMSRADPVNLGYSRSFDSDETGTATSVSDLVQGANGSGNPDTQPLMSWNADFSLEWYPNDDTILSAGIYYKKFVGGYEQQTVIENFVVGGETVALPITNTVTTEDTSDIYGLELTGSYRWNTGIGVKAGYNYSDSNFKFEDSLYGDTYTTDENGVKTQLTEGIIAPANIPGFSKHVFSGQVYYQIGEFDVAAIYKYRSQYFQPYTSNGTRIRYVDDAGVWEARASYNVSENVKIKIEAINLFSEPKTQYFFTEDNLGEVNDYGPRLFAGVTVKF, encoded by the coding sequence ATGATAACTAGATCGATTGATCAAACATCTTCGTCGGCCGTTAATCAGCAAACCTTTTTTAAGCCTCGGCCTCTGGCGTTTTGGGTTAAAACCATTTTATATGCGGGAGTATCCAGCTCTTTAATGTCGGGCGTGACCCTTGCGCAAGAGTCGTCTTCGGCTCAGGCAATAGAAGAAGTGGTTGTGCTCGGTACCCGAAAAATCATTCAGGATCAGATTGGTATCAAGCGTGATGCTACGTCTATTGTTGAAGGTTTGTCAGCGTCAGAAATTGGCGCTTTGCCGGCCTTATCGATCGGTGAAGCCTTAGAATCTATAACCGGTGCAGCTTCACATCGTGAGAACGGTGGCGCAACCGAGATTTCAATTCGAGGCCTTGGGCCCTTTTTGAGCGCCACTACGTTTAATGGCCGTGGCGCAACCAATGGTTCAGGCGATCGCTCGGTGAATTTTTCGCAATTTCCGTCAGAGTTAATGAGTAAAATTGCAATACACAAAACCCAGGATGCCAGCATTATAGAAGGTGGTGTGGCTGGTGTTATTGCACTTGAAACGCTGCGCCCGCTAAACGCGAGTGACCGAGCATTTCAAATTGATGCCAAAATGAATTACAACCCCGATGAGGCAAATGTCGATAATTCACTTCAAGATGATTTCGGCTTTCGTGGTACCGCTAGTTATGTTGATCAATTCGAGTTTTCTAATGGCTCTGCCTTTGGTGTGTCGCTGGGTGTGCAGAGTAGTTCAATGTCACAATCAGAAGCTGAGTATCGCAGCTCAAGCCCTTCAGGTAGTTCACTGTGGGCGTGCTTAAACGACCCAAGTAATACCAATGAAGGTTTTTACCGTGAATCAGCGGGTGATTGTGAAGATCAAGTTGCTGGCTCTAGTAATCAGGGCTACAACACGGAAATCGATCCAAATACTGGCGAAGCCTACAGTAGCGGTACTCCTTATGCTTGGACTGGCAGTAGCCGCGGTTTTAGACAAAATGAAACCTCGGATGAGCGCGATTCATATTTCGCAGCCTTCCAGTTTCAGCCTAATGATGACTGGGATATCAATCTTGATATGCAGTTTTCTGAGCGTGTTCAGGCTGAAGAACGTCACGACTTAATCTTTGAGCAGAAGCGTGTAACACCGGGTGTTACTGGTTCTACCTTGGTCACCACCGAAAGTGGTGTTATTAAGCATTGGGAAGGGACTGTTCGACCTGATATACAGGGTGAAAGCTATAGCCGTGAAGAAGATTACAAGGGTGGGGGATTGAATATATCTCACCGTGTAACAGATCGTTTACGGGTTGATTTCGATGCGTCTTACTCTAAAACCAACCGTATTGAAGAGCAGATATCTGTTCGCAGTCAGGGTAGTCGAGTCCCTGTAACGTGGACGATGGGTTCAGAAATCCCCACTTTCACAGTGCAAGATTTTGACGTAACCGATCCGAATAACTTTATGGATGGCTATCGAGCACGTGTTGATCGTGAGAATGTTGCGGAAAATATTATTACTGCATTTCGATTGGATTTAGATTACGACCTTCAGAATGAATTCATTCCTACTATTCGTGGTGGTATTCGTTCGTCCAAGATGACCTATTTACGCTTGGGTGGCAATCAAGGTAATGGCTCTAGAACAGAGTATGGTGGCAGTGTTACGGGTGATACCCTAGTTGATGGCGAATCTATTATAGATGCTTGCGCTATCTCATTTCCTGAATCAGATTTCTTAAGTTCAGTTAGTGACGGCAACTTGATTACCAATGTCGATGCAAATGGCGATACCATTTCACAGGGTACTGGCAGTAGTTATGCGGCATTTGATAATAAGTGTATAGCGAATGCACTTGCCTCATTAGAGGGTGAAGCATTTGCGTACCCTGATGTCATTGAGCAAAGCGCAGGGACGATAGATGTTACTGAAGAAACCTTAGCGGCGTATATCATGGCAGATTACGAAGCCAGCTTTTTAGGGCGCCCCATACACGGTAACTTTGGTATAAGAATTGTTCAAACAGACGTGACATCTGTGGGTTATCGTGTTGCCTATGAAGTTGTTTCTGCTGATCCCAATACCAATGGTTTATTGCTACAAGAAATTGATGGCGATGTTGAGCGTATAAGTAGTGGTGGTAGCTATACCAAATATTTACCTAGTGTAAACTTTGTTTGGGAATACGATGAGACAGTTATTATGCGTGGCGGCCTGTTCCGTGGTATGTCTAGGGCAGATCCGGTTAACTTAGGATATAGCCGCTCATTTGATTCGGATGAAACTGGTACAGCTACGTCGGTATCGGACTTGGTTCAAGGTGCTAATGGGTCTGGTAACCCAGATACTCAACCACTAATGTCCTGGAATGCTGACTTTTCTCTTGAGTGGTACCCTAACGACGATACAATTTTGTCGGCAGGTATTTACTATAAGAAATTTGTGGGTGGCTATGAGCAGCAAACAGTGATCGAAAACTTTGTTGTTGGTGGCGAAACTGTTGCACTTCCAATCACAAATACCGTAACAACTGAAGATACCAGCGATATCTATGGCTTAGAGTTAACTGGTTCGTACCGTTGGAATACGGGTATTGGTGTGAAGGCAGGCTACAACTATTCCGATAGTAACTTTAAGTTTGAAGATAGCTTGTACGGTGACACATATACCACTGATGAGAATGGTGTGAAAACGCAGTTAACAGAGGGTATTATCGCGCCGGCAAATATTCCAGGCTTCTCGAAACATGTATTTTCTGGTCAGGTTTATTACCAGATTGGTGAATTTGACGTAGCAGCAATTTATAAGTATCGCAGCCAATATTTCCAGCCTTACACAAGTAATGGTACCCGTATTCGTTATGTAGATGATGCCGGTGTCTGGGAAGCTAGAGCGTCTTATAACGTGTCTGAAAACGTTAAAATTAAAATTGAAGCGATAAACCTGTTCAGCGAGCCTAAGACACAGTACTTCTTTACCGAAGATAACTTGGGCGAGGTTAATGATTACGGTCCACGTCTGTTCGCTGGTGTGACAGTGAAGTTTTAA
- a CDS encoding polysaccharide lyase family 7 protein: MQKNTPTSKEASTPPSENFDLKQWKITLPVSKNYYFGSDDQSAAEILPGENCNTSHYLGQPLDSGYQDKNYFYSSSKGAMIFKVPLIGGASTISSKYVRSELRELYNWQPCGDDSTANWSSNGSHSLSATLKVVDYYAEDPQTVVGQIHAKNSEKALLKLQWDGPSAALRAIINTDPSHGNPFSIDMGLIPGSKEWRYLITLENNTLTISVTGDEATVSKSVTFGSQGMSGDWRNHVFYFKAGNYVQADKYSGGNFEVHFSNLHISHRS, encoded by the coding sequence ATGCAAAAAAACACGCCCACGAGTAAAGAGGCCTCAACCCCTCCATCTGAAAATTTTGATCTAAAACAATGGAAAATTACGCTACCCGTGAGTAAAAATTATTACTTCGGTAGCGATGACCAGTCCGCCGCGGAAATTTTACCAGGAGAAAATTGCAACACCTCACACTATTTAGGTCAGCCTCTGGATAGTGGTTACCAAGATAAAAACTACTTTTACTCCTCGTCTAAGGGAGCAATGATATTCAAAGTTCCGCTTATTGGTGGGGCCTCTACGATATCGTCAAAATATGTTCGTAGTGAGTTACGAGAACTCTACAATTGGCAGCCTTGCGGAGATGATAGCACCGCAAACTGGTCATCAAACGGTAGCCATTCACTTTCAGCCACACTAAAAGTCGTAGACTATTACGCTGAAGATCCACAAACGGTCGTTGGACAAATTCACGCCAAAAATTCCGAAAAAGCCTTACTTAAATTACAATGGGATGGCCCCAGCGCCGCTCTCAGAGCAATCATTAATACCGACCCATCACATGGAAATCCTTTCAGTATCGACATGGGCCTGATACCAGGAAGTAAAGAATGGCGTTATCTCATTACCCTTGAGAACAACACCTTAACAATTTCTGTCACTGGCGATGAAGCAACAGTTAGCAAATCCGTTACCTTTGGCTCTCAGGGTATGAGCGGAGACTGGCGAAATCATGTGTTTTATTTCAAAGCCGGAAATTATGTCCAAGCTGATAAATACAGCGGCGGAAATTTTGAAGTTCACTTTAGTAATTTACACATAAGTCACCGCAGTTAA
- a CDS encoding methylglyoxal synthase: MKKTLALVAHDHKKPELIHWATEHKLELEKHALVATGTTGGLLHKALNLPITCFKSGPLGGDQQIGALIAEGRLDCLVFFWDPLNPAPHDPDVKALLRLCSVWNLPVACNTATADMLITSPLFFEGTYKRDIPNI; encoded by the coding sequence ATGAAAAAGACTCTCGCATTAGTTGCTCACGACCACAAAAAGCCTGAGCTGATTCACTGGGCAACTGAGCACAAACTTGAGCTAGAAAAACATGCACTTGTTGCAACTGGAACTACTGGCGGTTTGCTACATAAAGCATTAAACCTCCCCATCACCTGCTTCAAAAGTGGCCCACTTGGTGGCGACCAACAAATTGGCGCCCTCATTGCAGAAGGTAGATTGGATTGTTTAGTTTTCTTTTGGGACCCACTTAATCCAGCCCCCCACGACCCTGATGTAAAAGCACTTCTTCGACTTTGTTCAGTCTGGAATCTTCCTGTTGCGTGCAATACCGCAACGGCCGACATGCTAATCACCTCGCCCTTATTCTTTGAAGGTACATACAAACGCGACATCCCTAATATATGA